In Meleagris gallopavo isolate NT-WF06-2002-E0010 breed Aviagen turkey brand Nicholas breeding stock chromosome 3, Turkey_5.1, whole genome shotgun sequence, one DNA window encodes the following:
- the NDUFB9 gene encoding NADH dehydrogenase [ubiquinone] 1 beta subcomplex subunit 9, with protein MAAYLTHQQKVLRLYKKSLRHLESWCIHRDKYRYFAVLLRDRFDKNKDVKDMVKATELLRAGEEEFWANQHPQPYVFPDSPGGTSYERYECYKLPEWCLDYWHPSEKAMYPDYFAKREQWKKLQRESWEKEVKQLEEETPPDGPKTEALPPARKEGHLPPLWWHYVTRPREIPM; from the exons ATGGCGGCCTACCTGACGCACCAGCAGAAGGTGCTGCGGCTGTACAAGAAGTCCCTGCGGCACTTGGAGTCCTGGTGCATCCATCG GGACAAATACCGCTACTTCGCCGTCCTGCTGAGGGACCGCTTTGATAAGAACAAGGATGTGAAGGACATGGTGAAGGCAACCGAGCTGCTGAGGGCGGGCGAGGAGGAGTTCTGGGCcaaccagcacccccagccctACGTCTTCCCCGACTCTCCCGGCGGCACGTCCTATGAGAGATACGAGTGCTACAAG CTTCCTGAATGGTGCTTGGATTACTGGCATCCTTCTGAGAAAGCGATGTATCCTGATTACTTTGCCAAGAGAGAGCAGTGGAAGAAGCTGCAGCGGGAAAGCTGGGAGAAAGAG gTCAAGCAGTTAGAAGAAGAAACTCCACCTGATGGCCCGAAAACTGAAGCTTTGCCTCCTGCTCGCAAGGAGGGGCATCTGCCACCACTGTGGTGGCATTATGTGACAAGACCCCGTGAAATTCCCATGTGA
- the RNF139 gene encoding E3 ubiquitin-protein ligase RNF139, whose amino-acid sequence LEVALRVPSLFLIDAIFNSAPLPGGSVCAALLGVLLRLLGVFLSSIVLVLQQRALFKFYMIASAFLLAATSVLVNYYASLHINFYSAYYTAAFGIQFLPHKGPSLWMALSILQLTFGIGYVTLLNMQSVYSQLIILDILIPVIGLVVELPLHVRQMLVFISGLVLTLNTTVILVTKIKWFYYSVRYVYLLVRHMYRIYGLQLLVEDTWKRIRFPAVLRVFWLTRLTAQAVVLTYVVKMAETNTEDKFFLISWDNCWELICSLIISGCDSTLTVLGMSAVISSIAHYLGLGILAFIGSTDEDDKRLGFVAPVLFFILALQTGLSGLKPEERLVRLSRNMCLLLTAVLHFIHGMTDPVLMSLSASHVPSFRRHFPVLFVSACLFILPVLLSYILWHHYALNTWLFAVTAFCVELCLKVIVSITVYVLFMIDGYYNVLWEKLDDYVYYVRSTGNIIEFIFGVIMFGNGAYTMVFESGSKIRACMMCLHAYFNIYLQAKNGWKTFINRRTAVKKINSLPEVKGSRLREIDDVCAICYHEFTTSARITPCNHYFHALCLRKWLYIQDTCPMCHQKVYIEDKENTNISNNNGFVPPNEDPVLVAEEAADAENELNEDNDSSDSGEEDDDSVEQHLNETLNADSDSLG is encoded by the exons CTGGAGGTCGCGCTGCGGGTGCCCAGCCTGTTCCTCATCGACGCCATCTTCAACTCGGCTCCGCTGCCGGGCGGCTCCGTGTGCGCCGCGTTGCTGGGCGTGCTGCTGCGGCTGCTGG GTGTCTTTCTATCCAGCATTGTTCTGGTGTTACAACAGCGAGCACTTTTCAAGTTTTATATGATCGCCTCGGCATTTCTGCTGGCTGCAACTTCAGTGTTGGTGAATTACTATGCTTCTTTGCACATAAACTTCTACAGTGCCTACTACACAGCAGCTTTTGGAATTCAGTTCCTCCCTCATAAAGGACCTTCGCTATGGATGGCGCTTTCCATCCTTCAGCTTACCTTCGGAATCGGATACGTTACGTTGCTGAACATGCAGTCCGTATATTCCCAGCTAATCATCCTGGATATACTGATTCCTGTAATTGGCTTGGTTGTTGAACTACCTTTACATGTCCGACAGATGCTAGTTTTTATTTCAGGCCTAGTGCTGACACTGAATACCACAGTCATTTTAGTTACGAAAATCAAGTGGTTCTATTACTCGGTGCGGTATGTTTATCTGCTGGTAAGGCACATGTATCGCATTTATGGATTACAGCTATTGGTGGAAGATACATGGAAAAGGATTCGATTTCCAGCTGTACTGCGTGTCTTCTGGCTGACGAGACTTACAGCACAAGCTGTGGTATTGACATATGTTGTAAAGATGGCTGAAACTAATACGGAAGACAAATTCTTCTTGATATCGTGGGATAATTGTTGGGAACTGATCTGCAGCCTAATAATAAGTGGGTGTGATTCTACCTTAACTGTTTTAGGCATGAGTGCTGTCATTTCCTCCATAGCACATTATTTGGGACTTGGCATCTTGGCCTTCATTGGGTCGACCGACGAGGACGACAAAAGGCTGGGTTTTGTAGCacctgttctgtttttcattttggctCTGCAGACTGGTTTAAGCGGACTGAAACCAGAAGAAAGACTAGTTCGTCTGAGCCGAAACATGTGCCTTTTGCTAACCGCAGTCCTGCATTTTATCCATGGAATGACAGACCCCGTGCTGATGTCTCTCAGTGCCTCCCATGTGCCGTCATTTCGCAGACACTTCCCCGTGCTGTTTGTTTCAGCTTGCCTTTTCATCCTGCCCGTTCTGCTCAGTTACATCCTCTGGCACCACTATGCACTAAACACGTGGCTTTTCGCAGTTACTGCGTTCTGTGTAGAGCTCTGCCTGAAAGTAATCGTTTCTATCACTGTTTATGTGTTGTTTATGATCGATGGCTACTACAACGTGCTGTGGGAAAAGCTTGACGATTACGTCTATTATGTTCGCTCCACTGGCAATATTATTGAGTTTATATTTGGAGTCATCATGTTTGGAAATGGAGCTTACACAATGGTTTTTGAATCGGGAAGTAAGATCCGCGCTTGCATGATGTGTCTACACGCGTACTTCAACATCTATTTGCAAGCAAAGAATGGCTGGAAGACTTTTATAAATCGCAGGACTGCTGTTAAGAAAATAAACTCCCTTCCAGAGGTGAAAGGAAGCCGGCTCCGTGAAATAGATGACGTATGTGCAATCTGCTACCACGAGTTCACCACGTCTGCTCGCATTACTCCATGCAACCATTACTTTCATGCACTTTGTCTTCGGAAATGGCTGTACATTCAGGACACTTGCCCCATGTGCCATCAGAAAGTGTATATTGAGGACAAGGAGAACACCAACATCTCTAACAACAATGGGTTTGTGCCACCAAATGAAGATCCTGTACTAGTTGCAGAAGAAGCTGCTGAtgctgaaaatgaattaaatgaagaTAACGACAGTTCCGATAGTGGCGAAGAAGATGATGACAGTGTGGAACAGCACTTGAATGAGACTCTTAACGCTGACTCTGACTCTCTTGGGTGA